Part of the candidate division KSB1 bacterium genome is shown below.
GTATTCATGGCGCTTTGGGGAGACAACCGAGCATGAATTTAATGCCGCTGATGCTCGCCAATGCGATGCGTTTAACCAAATTTGGTGCATAATCGATCGACAATACCAATCTGTATTCAATTGATCAACGAGCGAATGATTCGGTGAAATTATGGACCCATAGAATCTCTGGCCCCATGATAATTTGCCCCTTGGAGATTCACCCATACAGGGGATTGATTGTTTCAGGTGGATCGGATGATAAACGCTTTTCAGTCCGAACCGCCGCTCCTGTTTTTCAATACCGGAAATTGCACAAAAATATTTAAAAAGAAGCTTATCATCTCTATTTATTGCGCTTTGGGAGATTAAGATTACAAAACGATAGCTTCATATGCTCGGAAAGGACCTGGAGCTGTTCCAAGCGTGAACACCTAACTAGCGTCCCATTGAGAGCTAAAATAGGAATTGACACATTTGCTCTTCGATGCGGAAGCCGTTCTGATCTAATTCGGCAGAACGGTGGATCGGTTCAGCCAAAAAATGGTGAAAACATGAAAAAATTTTGGATCGCTTTGTTCATCCTCGCGATCATTGGAAATGGTCATGGGGAGAATTACTTGTTAAATGGGGGGCAGGAATCGAAAATTCAATATCGGATGGTTCAAACGGTCACACCGAAACCAGGCATTCAGACGCTCTATTTGAGCTTTGTTGTGCCAGTGTCGTATCAATCTCCCACCTATCAGCAACGGATCGAACAGGTGAGTTTCGATTACAACCCGCGTCCCGATAGCAAAGAGGAATTTCTCGATAAGCGAGGAAATAGGGTGCTCAAGCTGAGCTGGCGGACTCCGAATCAAGTGATCACAACGACGATTGATCTGATAGCCTTGAATAAGACAATATTGGCGACACTGAAAACTGCAGCAGGTTTTCCACCGGAGCAATTGCCCAGCGAGGCACAGCCTTATTTGAGCGCCACGGATCAGGTGCCAAGCACGCACCCAGAGATCATCGCCAAAGCGAGGGAACTTACAGCCGGTGCAAAAACCGAATTCGATGCCGTGCAGCGGATTTTAGCCTGGGTGATCGATCATATGACTTATGTGTTGACCCCTCCGGAGTACGGGGCACTTTATTCATTTCAAACTGGCAGGGGCAATTGCCAGAACTATTCCCACCTGGCTGCGGCTTTGATGCGCGCCGTTGGAATTCCAGTTCGTATCGTCAACGGGGTCACGCTCAAGCAGCCATACACCATCAATCTTGGCAATCGCAGCATGACGCTGAAAATGGCTGAGGGGCGGCATTCATGGATCGAGGTCTTTTTCCCGGACTTAGGCTGGACGCCTTTTGATCCGCAGCAGACCCAGTTGTTCGTCAGCAACCGCTTCATTCGGGTCGAAGTTGGGATGGACAATGACGAGACTTCCCAAGATGGGTTGATCCGTTGGACGCAGCTCAAAGGGGAATTGGTCTCGCCCCAATTTGAAGAGACGATCCAGGCCTCTTTGGCCTCGGACCAGGTTCAATTATCTGGCAGACCAGACAAGCATGGCCCGAAAAAACTTTTATTGACCCCTGCGGTAGAGGCAAGCTTTCAACCAGTGATCGTCGCTCTGAAAGAACCAGAGCCAGCACCTAAAATCCCGCTCGAACAATTGGATCGTTTGACTTATTCGAAACCCTATATGTTTGGTAATCTTGAATTCCCCAAAGGCGTGGACTTTTTAGCAGTTCGCGGACCAGCCCAAAAGACCACGGGCAACGACTTTGAAATGAGAAAGAATTTTCTGGTGGAAACCGCCGAATACGTAACCGAACAAGCTCAATACGCCCAGATCTTTGTGCTAACCAAGCCCATGGAAGTGCGAAAAATAGGACTGGTGATGCACAAATTTGGGGGGAATGGCTATTTATGGATCGAATTATTGAAAGATAAGGGCGGTTTCCCAGACGAGCTGATCGCTACCAGCGATATGGTTTCTGTTGATGCGATGAAGTTTACCCCTGGCTACGATTGGGTTGATTTCGATTTTGGCAACGAAGCGCCCAAGCTTCTGCCTGGCCGCTATTGGATTGCGCTAGGGTTTAGTGGCAGGCCTATTGTAAATTGGTTTTATTCCTACGGCAAACCCATAGGCCCGATCGAAGGCACGCGATTTAAAACGATTCTGGACACCCAATGGAGCAACAGCCTCAATTTTGAGTTCAATTATCGAGTGATCGGATTTACTACTCCGTAAATTGAATTGCCGATTTCATTCAAATGGCTGAATTGTAACACTTATTTTGAAAACAAGTTCGATGGCAGTTTCCCCTCAAACTTGAATTTTGATGAAGATTGCGTATTCGTCGTTTCAAATTGAATCATCACAGATCCGCCAGTTTTTGGCTGTTTGAGGGTTAAATTTTCGTGATCATCCACTCAGCCAATTTTAACAGTTGTCAAAAGTCTCCATTATGGAAACGATAAGTTCAGAGCAATTGGGGAAGCAAAGCTTTTAGAGTGCATTTCGAGTTACCGGTTGAGCATGGATATCAGCCAGGTAGTTGGATCATTCAATTATTTAGATAGATGGAGCGGAGCGATACAGATTTGATGCTGCTGCTAAAAAGCGGAGATGAGCAGGCTTTCCGAGAGCTTGTGGAACGGCATAAGCTTTCGGTTCTG
Proteins encoded:
- a CDS encoding transglutaminase-like domain-containing protein produces the protein MKKFWIALFILAIIGNGHGENYLLNGGQESKIQYRMVQTVTPKPGIQTLYLSFVVPVSYQSPTYQQRIEQVSFDYNPRPDSKEEFLDKRGNRVLKLSWRTPNQVITTTIDLIALNKTILATLKTAAGFPPEQLPSEAQPYLSATDQVPSTHPEIIAKARELTAGAKTEFDAVQRILAWVIDHMTYVLTPPEYGALYSFQTGRGNCQNYSHLAAALMRAVGIPVRIVNGVTLKQPYTINLGNRSMTLKMAEGRHSWIEVFFPDLGWTPFDPQQTQLFVSNRFIRVEVGMDNDETSQDGLIRWTQLKGELVSPQFEETIQASLASDQVQLSGRPDKHGPKKLLLTPAVEASFQPVIVALKEPEPAPKIPLEQLDRLTYSKPYMFGNLEFPKGVDFLAVRGPAQKTTGNDFEMRKNFLVETAEYVTEQAQYAQIFVLTKPMEVRKIGLVMHKFGGNGYLWIELLKDKGGFPDELIATSDMVSVDAMKFTPGYDWVDFDFGNEAPKLLPGRYWIALGFSGRPIVNWFYSYGKPIGPIEGTRFKTILDTQWSNSLNFEFNYRVIGFTTP